The Canis lupus familiaris isolate Mischka breed German Shepherd chromosome X, alternate assembly UU_Cfam_GSD_1.0, whole genome shotgun sequence genome has a segment encoding these proteins:
- the LOC119868333 gene encoding prothymosin alpha-like produces MSEIVFLLSLTDLFCLALHSLAPTGCSEKPSLHCSQSGFQFTATTSAPLASRSFLAGVLELLLSFQSAATDHQRAPAKDTSSEITTKDLKEKKAVVEEAENGRDTPANGNANKANGEQEADSEVDEEEEEGGEEEEEEGDGEEEDGDEDEEAEAATGKWATEDDEDDKVDTKKQKTDEDD; encoded by the coding sequence atgagtgaaatcgtgtTCTTattgtctttgactgacttattttgcttagcattacaCTCTCTGGCCCCCACTGGCTGCTCTGAAAAGCCGTCTTTGCATTGTTCCCAGTCGGGCTTCCAGTTCACCGCAACCACCTCCGCCCCCTTGGCCTCCCGCAGCTTTCTCGCTGGAGTCCTGGAACTCTTGCTCTCTTTTCAATCCGCTGCAACGGATCACCAGCGTGCCCCAGCCAAGGACACCAGCTCCGAGATCACCACCAAGGActtaaaggaaaagaaggcagttgtggaggaggcagagaatggAAGAGACACACCTGCTAATGGGAATGCTAATAAGGCAAATGGGGAACAGGAGGCTGACAGTGAGGtagatgaagaagaggaggaaggaggggaggaagaggaggaggaaggtgatggagaggaagaggatggagatgaagatgaggaagctgaggcagcTACAGGCAAATGGGCCACTGAAGATGATGAGGATGACAAAGTGGACACCAAGAAGCAGAAGACTGATGAGGATGACTAg